From Elusimicrobiota bacterium, the proteins below share one genomic window:
- a CDS encoding VCBS repeat-containing protein, with translation MKDITQNDNYPKFGLPIPQPLLSNYGPIMFGGCGAKFRVVHWRKNGKRGIICGGVGGATNPIRYYEERPNSRSELQFVYIKTLAPYNPDYITYPTVIDWSGNGTRDIIFNTRNTMLYLSRSTNNDELPDYAQPEPVKDIDGIPFSFEYHHPDHEIDTLNGYTDERYHNYLCTEVFDWYGDGGRDLLVGDETGVIWLLEDVSQDRGEPKYHSEHYTKRSRRDDPTSPSYKKSRFEETTGQVFAKPTRMLTDIDGKTIRVGHGCWGNAKLAGFCAKPSIVDWDRDGNPDLLIPCGDRKDSEIVFYRNVGKSKDGSPLLKYEGQICDYQGNKLGLPRHDFIVVTDWFGNGRNDMLLGDRGHIKVYKNISDDARNPTLKFESYLCQENVQMAINMKLHICDYNNDGKNDIVEGGTDGMVRVRFNVGTTTTPLFSADPVFLTDDKGNKIRVFGETDPTAVEEYGDSSPLVTDWDNDGIPDLLLGSDTGHIYFYKGMLDKSQKYPTKFVDKGKLCDGTGKIIKVHNRTDICLLDIDGDGTDELLISGVTYQLGHKTDTDIGGDVVYFKIVGRNSDGVPILSERQPFIVDGKPIKIMPNQNTRIKPGDFNHDGKIELFFWCNSMGNNIIRYRNGKTGSREWYFAETIAGGFGLGVPGDIDNDGWVEFVYGGGESGRGVYYSNFWKDKDVS, from the coding sequence ATGAAAGATATTACACAGAATGACAATTATCCGAAATTTGGATTACCAATACCGCAACCGTTGTTAAGCAATTACGGGCCAATAATGTTTGGCGGCTGCGGCGCAAAGTTTCGTGTAGTACATTGGCGCAAGAACGGTAAACGCGGTATAATTTGTGGCGGTGTTGGCGGTGCAACAAATCCAATACGGTACTATGAGGAACGACCTAACTCTCGGAGCGAACTACAGTTTGTTTACATTAAAACATTAGCACCGTACAACCCTGACTACATAACTTACCCGACAGTGATAGACTGGAGTGGTAACGGTACACGCGATATAATATTTAATACACGTAATACTATGCTATATCTCAGCCGCTCGACAAACAATGACGAACTGCCTGATTATGCTCAACCGGAACCGGTTAAAGATATTGACGGCATACCTTTTTCTTTTGAATACCACCATCCTGATCACGAGATTGATACCCTTAACGGTTATACTGATGAACGGTACCACAATTATTTATGTACTGAAGTGTTTGATTGGTATGGAGATGGAGGCCGTGATTTGTTGGTTGGTGACGAAACCGGCGTGATTTGGCTGTTGGAAGATGTTTCACAGGATAGAGGCGAACCAAAATACCATAGTGAACATTATACGAAACGTTCACGACGTGATGACCCAACCTCGCCGTCGTACAAAAAATCGCGGTTTGAAGAAACAACCGGGCAGGTGTTTGCAAAACCAACCCGGATGCTGACAGACATTGACGGCAAAACTATTCGTGTCGGCCATGGTTGCTGGGGCAACGCGAAGTTAGCCGGGTTTTGTGCGAAACCGAGTATAGTTGATTGGGATAGAGACGGCAACCCTGACCTGTTGATACCCTGTGGTGACCGGAAAGATTCGGAGATAGTGTTTTATCGTAATGTAGGCAAATCAAAAGACGGGTCACCGTTATTGAAATATGAAGGACAAATCTGTGATTACCAGGGTAACAAACTTGGATTACCGCGGCACGATTTTATTGTTGTTACTGACTGGTTTGGGAACGGCAGAAACGATATGTTGCTTGGTGATAGAGGACATATAAAGGTTTATAAAAACATTTCAGATGATGCACGGAACCCCACTCTAAAATTTGAAAGTTACCTTTGCCAGGAAAACGTGCAGATGGCAATTAACATGAAACTACACATTTGCGATTATAATAACGACGGTAAAAATGATATCGTTGAAGGCGGGACTGATGGAATGGTAAGGGTACGGTTTAATGTTGGTACAACAACCACCCCGTTATTCTCAGCAGACCCGGTTTTCTTAACTGATGATAAAGGCAACAAAATCCGTGTTTTTGGCGAGACTGACCCTACTGCGGTTGAGGAGTACGGTGACTCATCACCGTTGGTAACCGACTGGGACAATGACGGCATACCTGACCTGCTGTTAGGCAGTGATACGGGCCATATATATTTCTATAAAGGAATGTTAGATAAAAGCCAAAAATATCCCACCAAATTTGTTGATAAAGGCAAACTTTGTGATGGGACCGGAAAAATAATTAAAGTTCATAACCGCACGGACATTTGTTTACTAGACATTGACGGTGACGGTACTGACGAACTGTTAATCAGCGGGGTAACGTACCAGCTAGGACACAAAACTGATACTGATATTGGCGGCGATGTAGTGTACTTCAAAATTGTTGGGCGTAATAGTGACGGTGTACCGATACTATCCGAACGTCAACCGTTCATCGTTGACGGTAAACCCATTAAAATCATGCCAAACCAGAATACACGTATAAAACCCGGCGATTTTAACCACGACGGCAAAATCGAGCTTTTTTTCTGGTGCAACTCGATGGGTAACAACATAATCCGGTACCGTAATGGTAAAACAGGTTCGCGTGAATGGTATTTTGCGGAAACTATTGCCGGCGGGTTCGGCCTCGGAGTACCCGGTGATATAGATAATGATGGGTGGGTAGAATTTGTCTATGGCGGCGGTGAGTCTGGTCGCGGGGTGTACTACTCAAACTTCTGGAAAGATAAGGATGTAAGTTAA
- a CDS encoding ABC transporter ATP-binding protein, which produces MIENNIIIDAENITKKYTRGSEDILALNTVSLKVQTGDFISFLGPSGSGKTTLINILGCLDNPSSGRLTIAGNTVFSKDKVLSETAFTKIRREYFGYIFQSFYLIPTLTVYESTILPLTFSKKTVSKDDVMKILEMLGLGDRINHLPSQLSGGEMQRVAIARAIINKPRILFADEPTGNLDTKRSGEIGDLLKRLNKNEGLTIIMVTHNTQLAESAGRIVNMRDGTITL; this is translated from the coding sequence ATGATAGAAAATAATATCATTATTGATGCTGAAAATATTACAAAAAAATATACACGCGGGAGTGAGGATATCCTTGCGTTGAATACTGTCTCGCTTAAGGTCCAAACCGGCGATTTTATTTCATTCTTAGGCCCCTCAGGTTCGGGCAAGACAACACTTATTAATATACTGGGATGCCTTGATAACCCGAGTTCAGGACGATTAACTATCGCAGGAAATACTGTTTTTTCGAAAGATAAAGTATTATCAGAAACGGCTTTCACAAAGATAAGAAGAGAATATTTTGGTTATATTTTCCAGAGTTTTTATTTAATACCAACTCTTACAGTGTACGAGAGCACAATTCTTCCGCTAACCTTCTCCAAAAAAACTGTATCCAAGGATGATGTAATGAAAATTCTTGAGATGCTGGGCCTTGGAGACAGGATTAACCATCTCCCTTCACAGCTGTCCGGCGGTGAAATGCAGAGGGTTGCGATTGCCCGTGCGATTATAAATAAACCCCGTATATTATTTGCAGATGAGCCCACCGGGAATCTTGATACCAAAAGAAGCGGGGAAATTGGCGATCTTTTAAAAAGATTAAACAAAAATGAAGGCCTGACAATAATTATGGTCACTCATAATACTCAACTCGCAGAATCGGCGGGCAGGATTGTCAATATGAGAGACGGGACAATAACGCTCTGA